From the genome of Chloroflexota bacterium:
GCGGGGGAACTGGCCTCCGCGCGAGTGTTGAATCCGTACCTGAACGCCGACCAACTCCCCACCCCGTTGGTGGTGCGCGATCCCAAACTGGATACGATCACTGTGCGACTCAACATCCACAAACTGCCCCAATTCAACGGCCATTTTTATGCTGCGGCTTACAGCGCTCACCCTGGCACAGAGACAAAAATAGACGAAATTGGGCCAGTCTCATCCGAAGCGCATGTGTCCGGGCGGGCACCACTGCTGCTGGCCTTCTGGAATACGATGCCCGCACAGACGCCCGCGCAAGCCCTTCGCCGCTGGGATGGCGCGCATACCGGACCGCTGGGGCAGCGCCACGGCCTGAGCCATTTACTGGATGCCGCGGAATATTGGCGCACTCCAGTTGTTCTGCTAGACGCCGCAGCGCCGCTCTCGCTGGCTGCGCTGGATATGATGGGGCAAATCCCTCAACTCACAAACTTGCAGTCCCAGGGGCTGCTCAACCTGACAGAGACGTTGCCAGCGGCATACTTTGGCTACTTGCCAGACTGGGCAATTAACCCTATCCGCCAGCATAACCGTGCCGCCACAACCGCATTTGGCGTGAGGGATTCGCAATGGGTATATGCCCCCACGCTGACAACGGCATCAACGGACAGGCTGATAATTACGCCCGATGCAGCCATCGAAACCAATCAAACTCACATCTACCAGCTAGGCGCACAGTTGTATTTACCATTGCCGATGCCCGCGAATACGCCCCAACAAATTGACTACTCCGGATTAAACCGCGCAATCCGACAGGCGCTGATACAGGCAGCACTCACCCCTGAAGAATCGCGCCCCCTTACCGTGCTGGGCGGCGACCTGCCTCACAGCAATTGGGGCGACGCGCACCTTGTCGGGCCAGCAATGGCCTATATTGCCGCACATCCCTGGATGCAAGTACTCAACGAGCGAGACTTGTTGACCCAGCCGCGCCTAAATACACGCATTTCTATCACATCAGAAAATTCAAATGAGGAAAATTATTCCGCGGTATATACCGCCTTGCGCGCCACACCTGACAGCACCAGTGCTGATTTAGCCTACGCGGCGTTACTCACTTTACTCGCGCCAGCCGACCCACTGCACCCCAATCTTGCTGCACTGCGCGCCAATTATTTGGGCGAAATTGGCACTTGGCTCGCTGCCGCCAAGTGGGAACTTGCCGCAACGCCTTTGCAAAATGGTGAAATTTTCACGGATTGCACAATTGACCCCGATTTCGATGGTGAGGCCGAGTGCCTGCTGGCATCGACAGATTATTTTGCCATCATTGACCCCCAGGGAGGGCGTTTGAGCCTGCTGCTGGCGCGTCAGAAAAATGGCTCGATTACACAGCTTGTCGCGCCGAGTTCTCAATTTGCCGTCGGGCTGAGCGATCCGCTGGGCTGGGATTTGGCCGCGGGGGTGCAGGCCGACCCAGGGGTGATACCCGGCGGGTTTGCCGGGCCGTGGGATGAGTATCGCGTTGAGCACATTGCTAATGGCGTCCGGCTAAAATCGACCTCGGTGAGTAAAACTTTTACGCTAGCCAATGAAGGCTTGCACATAGAATACGTGTCCGAAACCCCTATTGAGGCTCAAATTCCGTTGGGCATTATGACGGAGAATTATCTCTCTTCGGGGTGGGCTGGGCGCTTCGAGGGCGAAGAATTGCCTCAGGGCTGGGCCTGGGGGATTAAGGACAATGCCCAGGCGTTGATCCAAACCTCGGGCAGACTGACCCACCAAACCTTCCGTGATGATATTCCCGCGCTTTCACTACCCGAAAACCCCAATTATGATTACCCGGCGGGGCATTATTTCCCCTTTCCCCTGGCCGTGGCAACTGTGCATGCCGAGGGCGCATTTTGGGTACAAATCAGCTTGCTGCCTTAACGATACAACTGGCGAGCGCGGATAATCTTTTCAACGGCGGCGGGAAGATATTCGTGGATGGACAAATTTGCGGCAATGCACTGGCGCAGCGATGAGGAAGCAATATCAATGGGCGGGATATCCATAAACTGGACTTTTGTGCTGATCCCATGAAGGGTGGTTTCCAGATGCTCGAGGTTGTACGCTGCCCCCGGGCGGCACATAACCCCCAACGCATCGCAGGCATTGAGAAAAGCCTGCGGCGTGTGCCACAGAGACAAATCGCGCAACGAATCGCCGCCCATCAGGTATATCAGCCACGCGTCGGGGTATTCCTGCCGCAAACAAGCCACCGTGTCTACAGCATAATGTGGCGGAGGGCGATCGATATCGACACGTGAGAGTTGAAATTTGGGATGTTCAACAAGAGCCGCCTGAAGCATCTCCAGGCGGTCGGCCAGGGGGGTGATAGGCTGCCCGTGCTTGTGGGGCGGCTGCAGGGTCAGCACCCATAGCACCCGGTCGAGATGTAGATGCTGCAAAGCAGCATGTGCCAGCGCCAGATGTCCGTTATGCGGCGGGTCAAATGTGCCGCCTAAAATTCCGATGCGCGCGATTATTCCGACCACTCCAATTCGTGATTACCAATATAAACTGTATCGCCGGGTTGAATACCGGCTTTGCGCAGCGCGTCTTCGATACCCAGCGCGTTCAAGATACGCTGAAACCGCCGCGCCGACTGGTCGTACT
Proteins encoded in this window:
- the nadD gene encoding nicotinate (nicotinamide) nucleotide adenylyltransferase → MVGIIARIGILGGTFDPPHNGHLALAHAALQHLHLDRVLWVLTLQPPHKHGQPITPLADRLEMLQAALVEHPKFQLSRVDIDRPPPHYAVDTVACLRQEYPDAWLIYLMGGDSLRDLSLWHTPQAFLNACDALGVMCRPGAAYNLEHLETTLHGISTKVQFMDIPPIDIASSSLRQCIAANLSIHEYLPAAVEKIIRARQLYR